A window of Streptomyces sp. DG1A-41 contains these coding sequences:
- a CDS encoding cation:proton antiporter, whose translation MHSSAVFLIEFGCLILGLGLLGRLAGRFSFSPIPLYLLAGLAFGEGGLLPLVASEDFVAIGAEIGVILLLLMLGLEYTATDLVSNLRTHYPAGVVDAVLNALPGAVLALLLGWGPVAAVVLAGVTWVSSSGVIAKVLGELGRLGNRETPAILSILVLEDLSMAVYLPIVTALLAGVGLAAGAVTLAIALGVATLVLVLAVRYGRHVSRFVSSDDPEKLLLVVLGVTLVVAGLAQQLQVSAAVGAFLVGIALSGEVAEGATALLAPLRDLFAAVFFVFFGLHTDPASIPPVLLPALALAAVTTATKIATGYWAARRAGIGPKGRWRAGGTLVARGEFSIVIAGLAVTAGIEPSLGPLATAYVLILVLLGPLTARWTEPVATGLTGLRRRRTTSRGAAAPGPPGAHETIDDQDIVGRT comes from the coding sequence ATGCACTCCTCCGCGGTCTTCCTGATCGAGTTCGGCTGCCTCATCCTCGGGCTCGGGCTGCTCGGCCGTCTCGCCGGGCGCTTCAGCTTCTCGCCGATCCCCCTCTATCTGCTGGCCGGGCTGGCCTTCGGCGAGGGCGGGCTGCTGCCGCTGGTCGCCAGCGAGGACTTCGTCGCCATCGGGGCCGAGATCGGTGTCATCCTGCTGCTGCTCATGCTGGGGCTGGAGTACACGGCCACCGACCTCGTCTCCAACCTCAGGACCCACTACCCGGCCGGGGTCGTGGACGCCGTCCTCAACGCCCTGCCCGGTGCGGTGCTCGCCCTGCTGCTCGGCTGGGGCCCGGTCGCCGCCGTCGTACTGGCCGGTGTCACCTGGGTCTCCTCCTCCGGTGTCATCGCCAAGGTCCTGGGCGAGCTGGGGCGGCTCGGCAACCGCGAGACCCCGGCCATCCTGAGCATCCTGGTCCTCGAGGACCTCTCCATGGCGGTCTACCTGCCGATCGTCACCGCCCTGCTGGCGGGGGTCGGCCTGGCCGCGGGCGCCGTCACCCTGGCCATCGCCCTGGGCGTGGCCACGCTCGTGCTCGTCCTCGCGGTGCGCTACGGCCGTCATGTCTCCCGCTTCGTCTCCAGCGACGACCCCGAGAAGCTGCTGCTGGTGGTGCTCGGCGTGACCCTGGTGGTCGCCGGACTCGCGCAGCAACTCCAGGTGTCCGCGGCCGTGGGCGCCTTCCTGGTGGGCATCGCGCTGTCCGGCGAGGTCGCCGAGGGCGCGACGGCCCTGCTCGCGCCGCTGCGGGACCTGTTCGCCGCGGTGTTCTTCGTCTTCTTCGGCCTGCACACCGACCCCGCCAGCATCCCGCCTGTGCTGCTGCCCGCCCTCGCCCTGGCGGCCGTCACCACCGCGACGAAGATCGCCACCGGCTACTGGGCCGCGCGCCGCGCCGGGATCGGGCCCAAGGGCCGTTGGCGCGCCGGCGGCACGCTCGTGGCCCGCGGCGAGTTCTCCATCGTCATCGCCGGGCTCGCCGTCACGGCCGGCATCGAGCCCTCCCTCGGTCCGCTGGCCACGGCGTACGTGCTCATCCTGGTCCTGCTCGGCCCGCTGACCGCCCGCTGGACCGAGCCCGTGGCCACCGGCCTGACGGGACTGCGCCGGAGAAGGACCACGTCCCGCGGGGCGGCGGCACCTGGTCCGCCGGGCGCCCACGAGACCATCGACGACCAGGACATCGTCGGCCGCACGTGA
- the nhaA gene encoding Na+/H+ antiporter NhaA — protein MADAPHERSTFLGLLPWSERSAVVQALRTETVGGLVLLAAAVVALAWANSPWSGTYEEIRDFHFGIGAIGLDLSVEHWTADGLLSVFFLVAGIELKRELVVGSLRTPATAALPVVAALCGMVVPAAVYAATATVGGGSLEGWAVPMATDIAFALAVLAVLSTHLPSALRAFLLTLAVVDDLGAILVIAVFFTSDLNLAALAGAVAGLVVFYVLQRYRVRGWWWYVPLGITIWALMYNGGVHATVAGVAMGLILRTTRDKGEDASPAARTSHLLHPVSAGVAVPLFALFAAGVALSSASLGEVFTQPEPLGIVLGLVAGKTLGIFAGTYLAARFTRARLNPDLAWADVFALAVLAGIGFTVALLIGELAFPHPAEAELIKAAVLLGSLIAAVLAALLVKRRNGVYRRLWEEETRDTDADGIPDIYQRTSPGPGSARGDS, from the coding sequence ATGGCCGATGCCCCGCACGAGCGTTCCACTTTCCTCGGCCTTCTGCCGTGGTCTGAGCGCTCGGCGGTGGTCCAGGCTCTGCGGACGGAGACCGTCGGCGGACTGGTCCTGCTGGCAGCGGCCGTGGTGGCGCTGGCGTGGGCGAACAGCCCGTGGAGCGGCACCTATGAGGAGATCCGCGACTTCCACTTCGGTATCGGCGCGATCGGTCTCGACCTGTCGGTGGAGCACTGGACCGCCGACGGGTTGCTCAGCGTCTTCTTCCTGGTCGCGGGTATCGAGCTGAAGCGCGAGCTCGTCGTGGGTTCGCTGCGTACGCCCGCAACGGCCGCGCTGCCGGTGGTCGCCGCACTGTGCGGCATGGTGGTGCCCGCCGCCGTGTACGCGGCGACCGCCACCGTCGGCGGGGGCAGCCTGGAGGGCTGGGCCGTGCCCATGGCCACCGACATCGCCTTCGCCCTCGCCGTCCTGGCCGTCCTCAGCACCCACCTGCCCTCCGCCCTCCGCGCCTTCCTGCTCACCCTCGCCGTCGTCGACGACCTCGGCGCGATCCTCGTCATCGCGGTCTTCTTCACCAGCGATCTGAATCTCGCCGCCCTCGCCGGCGCCGTCGCCGGGCTGGTCGTCTTCTACGTCCTCCAGCGGTACCGCGTGCGCGGCTGGTGGTGGTACGTACCGCTCGGCATCACCATCTGGGCCCTGATGTACAACGGAGGCGTCCACGCCACCGTCGCCGGGGTGGCCATGGGCCTCATCCTGCGCACCACCCGCGACAAGGGCGAGGACGCCTCCCCGGCCGCGCGGACCTCCCATCTGCTGCACCCGGTCTCGGCAGGAGTGGCCGTACCGCTCTTCGCCCTCTTCGCGGCGGGCGTCGCACTATCCTCCGCGTCGCTGGGCGAGGTGTTCACCCAGCCGGAGCCGCTGGGTATCGTGCTGGGCCTGGTCGCCGGAAAGACCCTGGGCATCTTCGCGGGCACGTACCTCGCCGCGCGCTTCACCCGGGCCCGCCTCAACCCCGACCTGGCCTGGGCCGACGTGTTCGCCCTGGCGGTGCTCGCCGGGATCGGTTTCACCGTCGCCCTGCTGATCGGCGAACTGGCCTTCCCCCACCCGGCCGAGGCCGAGCTCATCAAGGCCGCCGTGCTGCTCGGCTCACTGATCGCCGCGGTTCTGGCGGCACTGCTGGTCAAGCGCCGCAACGGGGTCTACCGCCGTCTCTGGGAAGAGGAAACGCGCGATACCGACGCCGACGGCATCCCCGACATCTACCAGCGGACCAGCCCTGGGCCAGGCAGCGCCAGGGGCGACAGCTGA
- a CDS encoding winged helix DNA-binding domain-containing protein, whose product MTVLDARALNRATLARQLLLDRVDLPVLDAVAHLCGLQAQEPQEPFVGLWSRLRTFEPTVLSELLTGRRVVRTHLMRRTVHLVTADDLVAWRSRHDAMLRRRVLGTYRRQLEGVNLGELAAAGREAMADGEPRSMGDLARAVAGRWPAAGPRPLGEMLVAGLLPMVQLPPRGLWRTRAGVRYALVSSWLGREVDPPVPDDSDPVGQTLVRRYLAAFGPAASADLRAWCGLAGLPAAISALREELVAFRDERGRELLDLPDAPRPDPGIPAPVRFLPAFDNAILGYHDRGRIIDDTHRGLSVEGTRVVLVDGRVAATWTVVADTVLVTPLRRFSRAERGSVAEEGRALASFLSGDESDRVRIAASSG is encoded by the coding sequence TTGACCGTTCTCGATGCCAGGGCGCTCAACCGCGCCACCCTCGCCCGGCAGTTGCTCCTCGACCGCGTCGACCTTCCGGTGCTCGACGCCGTCGCGCACCTGTGCGGTCTCCAGGCGCAGGAACCGCAGGAACCGTTCGTCGGGCTCTGGTCCCGACTGCGGACGTTCGAACCGACGGTGCTGTCGGAACTGCTGACCGGGCGGCGTGTGGTGCGGACCCACCTCATGCGCCGCACCGTCCACCTCGTCACCGCCGACGACCTCGTGGCCTGGCGTTCCCGCCACGACGCGATGCTGCGCCGGCGGGTGCTCGGGACGTACCGCCGCCAGCTGGAGGGCGTGAACCTCGGCGAACTCGCGGCGGCGGGGCGGGAGGCCATGGCCGACGGCGAACCCCGCTCGATGGGCGACCTCGCGCGAGCCGTCGCCGGCCGCTGGCCGGCGGCGGGACCCCGGCCACTGGGCGAGATGCTGGTCGCCGGCCTGCTCCCGATGGTGCAGCTGCCACCGCGCGGGCTGTGGCGCACGAGAGCGGGAGTGCGCTACGCCCTGGTGTCCTCCTGGCTGGGGCGCGAGGTCGACCCACCGGTCCCGGACGACTCCGATCCCGTGGGGCAGACGCTGGTCCGGCGTTACCTGGCCGCGTTCGGGCCAGCCGCCTCGGCCGACCTGCGTGCCTGGTGCGGCCTGGCGGGGCTGCCGGCCGCGATCTCCGCCCTGCGCGAGGAACTGGTCGCCTTCCGCGACGAACGCGGCCGGGAACTGCTGGACCTCCCCGACGCGCCGCGCCCCGACCCCGGCATCCCCGCGCCGGTGCGGTTCCTCCCGGCGTTCGACAACGCGATCCTCGGCTACCACGACCGCGGCCGGATCATCGACGACACCCACCGCGGCCTGTCGGTCGAAGGCACCCGCGTCGTCCTGGTCGACGGCCGGGTCGCCGCGACCTGGACCGTCGTGGCGGACACCGTCCTGGTCACCCCGCTGCGCCGCTTCTCCCGGGCCGAGCGCGGCTCCGTCGCCGAGGAAGGGCGGGCGCTGGCGTCCTTCCTGTCCGGTGACGAGAGCGACCGCGTGCGGATCGCCGCGTCGTCCGGCTGA
- a CDS encoding NfeD family protein has translation MDVWLIWLIIAAVLAVAEIVTLTAALGMLSAAALVTAGSAAVGLPLPFQFLVFTAVATVTLLFVRPLALRHMLRPQAARFGVDALVGKGAYVVSEVTGLGGRVRIDGEEWTARALDETLVIPVGKTVDVIEISGATAIVYPRD, from the coding sequence ATGGACGTATGGCTGATCTGGTTGATCATCGCAGCCGTGTTGGCTGTGGCGGAGATCGTCACCCTGACCGCTGCGCTCGGGATGCTGAGTGCGGCCGCGTTGGTCACGGCGGGTTCCGCCGCGGTCGGGCTGCCGCTGCCATTCCAGTTCCTGGTCTTCACCGCCGTGGCAACAGTCACCCTGCTGTTCGTGCGCCCCCTCGCGCTGCGCCACATGCTCCGGCCCCAAGCGGCACGGTTCGGCGTGGACGCCCTGGTCGGCAAGGGTGCCTACGTCGTCTCGGAGGTGACGGGCCTGGGCGGCAGGGTCCGTATCGACGGTGAGGAGTGGACGGCCCGCGCCCTCGACGAGACGCTGGTGATCCCCGTCGGCAAGACCGTCGACGTCATAGAGATCAGCGGCGCCACCGCGATCGTCTATCCACGGGACTGA
- a CDS encoding SRPBCC family protein: MTEYERSRTMPAQPEQVFDQAANIGQLNTWLPEALHVEAEDLPAVTVHEDRTDEDTSALLRAQRDQMRLEWGTRDQGGYAGWLQVAGIGGGASEVTVHLSFFDDSHDPGETMVRDALDTSLQRLEEQVRLRVDHAAG, from the coding sequence ATGACCGAGTACGAACGTTCACGCACGATGCCCGCACAGCCCGAGCAGGTCTTCGACCAGGCCGCGAACATCGGCCAGTTGAACACCTGGCTGCCGGAGGCCCTGCACGTCGAGGCCGAGGACCTGCCCGCGGTCACCGTGCACGAGGACCGCACCGACGAGGACACCTCCGCCTTGCTGCGTGCCCAGCGCGACCAGATGCGGCTCGAATGGGGCACCCGCGACCAGGGCGGCTACGCGGGCTGGCTCCAGGTCGCCGGCATCGGCGGCGGAGCCAGTGAAGTGACGGTGCACCTGTCGTTCTTCGACGACAGCCATGACCCCGGCGAGACGATGGTCCGCGACGCCCTGGACACCAGCCTTCAGCGCCTGGAGGAGCAGGTGCGGCTGCGCGTGGACCACGCGGCCGGCTGA
- a CDS encoding TrkA C-terminal domain-containing protein — MSAPRLSSTPLPGIGVRYDLTTRDSRRLSVVAHRDGHRTISAYRKDDPDACDLSVRLTAEEAATLIDALMPAHHTPNLLSTTDLGLVAERIELSGSSHWNGRLLGESRIRTDTGASIVAVLRRAEAIPSPAPDFRLAGGDTLIVIGTREGVEAAAAILGRE; from the coding sequence ATGAGCGCGCCACGCCTCAGCAGTACGCCGTTGCCGGGCATCGGTGTCCGCTACGACCTGACGACCCGGGACAGCCGCCGGCTGTCCGTGGTCGCCCACCGCGACGGCCACCGGACGATCAGCGCCTACCGCAAGGACGACCCGGACGCCTGCGACCTGTCGGTGCGTCTGACGGCGGAGGAGGCGGCGACGCTCATCGACGCGCTGATGCCCGCGCACCACACGCCGAACCTGCTGTCCACCACCGATCTGGGGCTCGTCGCCGAGCGGATCGAACTGTCCGGCTCCTCGCACTGGAACGGCCGGCTGCTGGGCGAGTCCCGGATCCGCACCGACACCGGGGCGTCCATCGTGGCGGTGCTGCGCCGGGCCGAGGCGATACCCTCTCCCGCGCCGGACTTCCGGCTCGCCGGCGGTGACACGCTCATCGTCATCGGGACCCGCGAGGGCGTGGAGGCTGCCGCCGCGATACTCGGGCGGGAGTGA
- a CDS encoding glutamate--cysteine ligase: protein MTTIGVEEEYLLLDPVTGLPVPLADKVRAAAGLAHLVADQEVQCELLQAQVEVATPVCGTLEEAGGHLLRLRHAIGAAAEAHGCRIAACGTPPLRHRHPVAVTDQARYRAMLTQAPQLVAEQLVNGMHVHVAVPSRETGVQVLNRIRVWLPTLTAMSANSPLWDGHDTGFASWRTVIFGRWPVSGAPPFFRDEADYDRRVTRLLESGVISDSGQLYWQARLSARYPTVEVRCLDVQLRADDAVMLAGMTHALVDTALMETAAGAPVPDCAPELLQVALWHAARHGLSDTLICPSGRPRRAGDVLYQLLRHVAPALDASGATRQVTALVHRLLQNGTGADRQRAALAEGGIRAVTELIGAESSMS from the coding sequence ATGACGACGATCGGCGTGGAAGAGGAGTACCTGCTCCTCGACCCGGTTACCGGGCTTCCGGTACCCCTGGCCGACAAGGTGCGCGCCGCGGCGGGTCTCGCACATCTGGTGGCCGACCAGGAGGTGCAGTGCGAGCTGCTCCAGGCGCAGGTCGAGGTGGCCACGCCGGTGTGCGGCACACTGGAGGAGGCAGGGGGACATCTGCTGCGGCTGCGGCACGCCATCGGGGCGGCGGCGGAAGCGCACGGCTGCCGGATCGCGGCCTGCGGGACGCCTCCGCTGCGCCATCGTCACCCGGTGGCCGTCACCGACCAGGCCCGCTACCGGGCCATGCTCACGCAGGCGCCCCAGCTGGTGGCGGAGCAGCTGGTCAACGGCATGCACGTGCACGTGGCCGTGCCCAGCCGCGAGACGGGCGTGCAGGTCCTGAACCGGATCCGGGTCTGGCTGCCGACCCTGACGGCCATGTCGGCGAACTCTCCGCTCTGGGACGGCCACGACACCGGCTTCGCCAGCTGGCGCACCGTGATCTTCGGCCGCTGGCCGGTCAGCGGCGCACCCCCGTTCTTCCGCGACGAGGCCGACTACGACCGGCGCGTGACGCGACTGCTGGAGAGCGGTGTGATCTCGGACAGCGGGCAGCTGTACTGGCAGGCCCGCCTGTCGGCCCGGTACCCCACCGTCGAGGTGCGGTGCCTGGACGTCCAACTGCGCGCGGACGACGCGGTCATGCTCGCGGGCATGACCCACGCCCTCGTGGACACCGCCCTCATGGAAACGGCCGCCGGGGCGCCGGTGCCCGACTGCGCGCCGGAGCTTCTCCAGGTCGCTCTGTGGCATGCCGCCCGGCACGGGCTGAGCGACACCTTGATCTGCCCGAGCGGCCGGCCGCGCCGGGCCGGCGACGTGCTGTACCAGCTCCTGCGGCACGTCGCTCCGGCACTCGACGCGTCCGGCGCGACCCGGCAGGTGACGGCCTTGGTCCACCGGCTTCTCCAGAACGGGACCGGAGCGGACAGACAGCGCGCCGCTCTCGCCGAAGGCGGCATACGGGCCGTCACCGAGCTGATCGGCGCGGAGAGCAGCATGTCGTGA
- a CDS encoding SPFH domain-containing protein, translated as METSAFLIAGLIVALFAVFTVVRAVRIVPQARARNVERLGRYHRTLNPGLNLVIPYIDRVHPVIDLREQVVSFKPQPVITEDNLVVEIDTVLYFQVTDPRAAFYEIASFLQAVEQLTVTTLRNVVGSMDLEKTLTSRDTINSQLRGVLDEATGKWGLRVNRVEIKAIDPPQSIKDAMQKQMRAERDKRAAILGAEGQRQSQILTAEGDKQAAVLRAEGNRTAAILQAEGQSRAIDEVFQAVHRNDPDPKLLAWQYLQTLPQLAQGAGSSFWVIPSEVTSALQGVSRAFSEALPPSPATREKPTDDMAAQAADDTAQAAEAAAAALADAARADRAAPGALPPQPPG; from the coding sequence ATGGAAACCTCGGCGTTCCTCATTGCCGGCCTGATCGTCGCCCTGTTCGCGGTTTTCACCGTGGTGCGGGCGGTCCGGATCGTTCCCCAGGCCCGTGCTCGTAACGTCGAGCGACTCGGCCGCTACCACCGGACCCTGAATCCCGGCCTCAATCTCGTCATCCCGTACATCGACCGCGTTCATCCGGTGATCGACCTGCGGGAACAGGTCGTCTCCTTCAAGCCGCAGCCGGTCATCACCGAGGACAATCTGGTCGTCGAGATCGATACCGTCCTGTATTTCCAGGTCACGGATCCGCGAGCGGCGTTCTACGAGATCGCGAGTTTCCTTCAGGCGGTCGAGCAGCTGACCGTCACCACGCTGCGCAATGTCGTGGGATCCATGGACCTGGAAAAGACTCTCACCTCGCGCGACACCATCAACAGCCAGCTCCGTGGCGTCCTGGACGAGGCCACCGGCAAGTGGGGGCTGAGGGTCAACCGTGTGGAGATCAAGGCCATCGACCCGCCGCAGTCCATCAAGGACGCGATGCAGAAGCAGATGCGAGCCGAGCGGGACAAGCGAGCCGCGATCCTCGGCGCCGAAGGGCAGCGTCAGTCGCAGATCCTCACCGCCGAAGGCGACAAGCAGGCCGCCGTCCTGCGCGCGGAGGGAAACCGGACCGCCGCGATCCTCCAGGCCGAGGGCCAGTCCCGGGCCATCGACGAGGTGTTCCAGGCCGTGCACCGCAACGACCCCGACCCCAAGCTGCTCGCCTGGCAGTACCTCCAGACGCTGCCCCAACTGGCGCAGGGAGCGGGCAGCAGCTTCTGGGTGATCCCCAGTGAGGTCACCTCCGCGCTCCAGGGGGTGTCCCGTGCCTTCAGCGAGGCACTGCCCCCGTCACCGGCCACCCGCGAGAAGCCCACGGACGACATGGCCGCCCAAGCCGCCGACGACACGGCGCAGGCCGCGGAAGCCGCTGCGGCGGCGCTTGCGGACGCAGCCAGAGCGGATCGCGCCGCCCCCGGAGCTCTGCCGCCCCAGCCTCCTGGCTGA